A genome region from Candidatus Poribacteria bacterium includes the following:
- the rpe gene encoding ribulose-phosphate 3-epimerase, with amino-acid sequence MPTPKIAPSLLAADFSCLGEEVKRVVTAGADMLHFDVMDGEFVPNFAISPPFIAAVREITDVPFDVHIMVTHPLRYIDALAAAGADLITFHIESADEPNEVISAIKAHGLKPGLALCPKTPVSSVTPYLSDIDLVLPMSVEPGFGGQPFQRNTLEKIATLHQSVQEMALLLDISVDGGVTTEIAPLAVHRGATVLVAGTAIFRSQQPETIIQKLRTPATYDESL; translated from the coding sequence ATTCCTACGCCTAAAATTGCGCCTTCATTACTCGCTGCAGATTTCAGTTGCCTTGGCGAAGAGGTTAAACGGGTCGTCACAGCTGGCGCAGATATGCTCCACTTTGACGTGATGGACGGCGAGTTTGTGCCAAATTTTGCTATCAGTCCACCCTTTATCGCGGCTGTTCGCGAAATCACCGATGTGCCTTTTGATGTCCACATTATGGTGACCCACCCGCTTCGTTATATCGACGCACTTGCGGCGGCAGGTGCAGATCTGATTACCTTTCACATCGAAAGTGCTGATGAACCGAATGAAGTAATTTCGGCGATCAAAGCACACGGTCTTAAGCCGGGTTTGGCACTTTGTCCGAAGACACCCGTCTCGTCGGTTACACCTTACCTTTCAGACATTGACTTAGTCCTGCCAATGAGTGTTGAACCTGGATTCGGAGGTCAGCCTTTTCAGCGGAATACACTCGAAAAAATAGCAACATTACATCAAAGCGTTCAGGAAATGGCGCTGCTTCTTGACATTTCCGTTGATGGTGGCGTAACGACAGAAATCGCGCCCCTCGCAGTTCATCGAGGCGCAACAGTTCTCGTCGCAGGGACGGCTATCTTCCGCAGTCAGCAACCAGAGACAATTATTCAAAAATTGCGCACCCCTGCCACCTATGACGAAAGTTTGTAG
- a CDS encoding PASTA domain-containing protein produces MNRLNNALFASFKTLLYFLSVLGIIGALAIFVVIPNWVRTEEVLVPNITGESYYEAVRILGEAGLQPAKTIQEASSNAPKGEIVSQNPEANFRIKSYQPVEITVSIGAELVPVPSVIGKSRDAAFDSLTSAGFRPNRVAFVHSADYLQDTVISQTPPEGGGQRRGNPVNLLVSRGPRPQVVQLPNFQGQLAADVIAALETVGLKIETEYSSHPKIPQGAIITHEPVGGIMVRTGDRILLEISGVQGTTENISRPLPFTHTVSEDGKLSRHIRIVIIDEYSERIEVDQRYAPGTVIDLEQKGVRVFGKARVIVYENGEKLPEVLYR; encoded by the coding sequence ATGAATCGTCTGAATAATGCCCTATTTGCATCATTCAAGACGCTCCTCTATTTCTTGAGTGTCCTCGGTATAATCGGAGCGTTAGCCATTTTCGTTGTTATTCCGAATTGGGTCAGAACCGAAGAGGTACTTGTTCCCAACATTACCGGCGAAAGTTACTATGAAGCCGTGCGGATTCTTGGGGAAGCAGGATTGCAGCCCGCAAAAACTATTCAAGAGGCGAGTAGCAATGCGCCGAAGGGTGAAATCGTCTCACAAAATCCAGAGGCGAACTTTAGAATAAAATCATATCAACCCGTTGAAATCACAGTTAGCATAGGCGCGGAGTTAGTCCCCGTTCCCTCCGTCATTGGAAAATCGCGAGATGCTGCTTTTGATAGCCTTACGAGTGCTGGTTTTCGTCCAAATCGAGTTGCCTTCGTCCATTCCGCAGATTATCTGCAGGATACGGTCATTTCACAAACACCGCCAGAAGGCGGAGGGCAACGCCGTGGCAATCCTGTAAATCTTTTGGTGAGCCGCGGACCGAGACCACAAGTGGTGCAACTTCCGAATTTCCAAGGTCAGCTTGCTGCTGATGTAATTGCTGCCTTGGAAACAGTCGGACTAAAGATTGAAACTGAATATAGTTCGCATCCTAAAATCCCTCAAGGCGCAATTATCACACATGAACCTGTAGGCGGCATCATGGTGAGAACTGGAGACCGCATCCTACTCGAAATCAGTGGTGTGCAGGGGACTACTGAAAACATTAGCAGACCCTTACCTTTCACGCATACGGTGAGCGAGGACGGAAAACTTTCGCGCCACATCAGGATTGTTATAATTGATGAATACAGTGAGCGCATTGAGGTCGATCAACGCTACGCACCCGGGACAGTGATTGATTTGGAGCAGAAGGGGGTCCGCGTCTTTGGTAAAGCACGGGTGATCGTCTACGAAAACGGTGAAAAATTACCTGAAGTGCTTTATAGATAG
- a CDS encoding 16S rRNA (uracil(1498)-N(3))-methyltransferase has translation MHTFYVSPSQISNHVATITGSEHHHLRNVLRTRPGETVRIIDGKGNAYTAQILEAHDDGLSSEARILSHEFHAVISPKLTLFQGLPKNDKMELILQKTTELGVTQIVPLHSEYGLQRPSQNRYERWHRVLISATKQSERAWLPELCNAQMFDAVLAQLDRFSLCLLLSPYRDQESQIQHIQTVLRETPHPDSIALFVGPEGGFSDQEVASAIESGCTPVTLGRNILRTETAAIVAIAVTAYEYQL, from the coding sequence ATGCACACTTTCTATGTTTCCCCTTCTCAGATATCCAATCATGTCGCCACGATTACGGGGTCAGAGCATCACCATCTCCGCAATGTCCTTCGGACAAGACCCGGTGAGACTGTCCGAATTATCGATGGAAAAGGGAATGCGTATACCGCGCAAATTCTTGAGGCACACGACGATGGACTTTCAAGCGAAGCCCGAATCCTCAGTCACGAATTTCACGCAGTTATTTCACCAAAACTCACACTCTTTCAAGGACTCCCCAAAAACGATAAAATGGAGTTAATTCTCCAAAAAACGACAGAACTCGGTGTCACACAAATTGTACCACTGCATTCAGAATACGGACTTCAGAGACCGAGTCAAAACCGATATGAGCGTTGGCACCGTGTCCTTATCTCTGCTACGAAGCAGTCCGAACGCGCGTGGTTGCCTGAATTATGCAACGCACAGATGTTTGACGCAGTCCTGGCGCAACTTGATAGGTTTTCGCTCTGTTTGCTCCTTAGTCCATATCGTGATCAGGAGTCGCAGATTCAGCATATCCAGACAGTTTTGCGAGAGACACCGCATCCGGATTCTATCGCTCTCTTTGTCGGCCCAGAAGGCGGATTTTCCGATCAAGAGGTCGCCAGTGCTATTGAAAGCGGATGTACACCTGTGACACTTGGTAGGAACATTCTCCGCACAGAAACTGCCGCAATTGTAGCCATCGCCGTCACGGCTTATGAATACCAACTCTAA